From Daphnia magna isolate NIES linkage group LG2, ASM2063170v1.1, whole genome shotgun sequence:
agaaattagatctaaatgagaaacatggtgtgcttcaataaccgtacgtacaatttcagaaatatctcaatttttttagtatttcttgagtacgtatagtttaggaaattcctTAATCCGTAACCTTATTCACTCAGTTTGTTTATTATATCAAATATAATCACAAGGGGAtacccaggtttgaactggggacatttcgatctgcagtcgaatgctctaccactgagctatacccccttgttcggttaaaaagaggacaaaataacaaattttgtgctgaatctctcaaatattttttaatttgattagaattggacatgaagccctgcgttgataagctaagctgatctgttttgggatcttgtatttcaaaattgctttcactattcgctcatctttccctaattttattaagcatacagaataatagcagaaagtttgtgttaaaaaacggcaaggaatccgatttcgatgcttgatcacattgaataaaataaacagactttacacaacagctaatttggtttcttggtagaaaagaaattagatctaaatgagaaacatggtgtgcttcaataaccgtacgtacaatttcagaaataaatCAATTGATTAAGTATTTCTTGAATATACAAAGTCTTGGAAATTCCATGATCCGTAAGTTCATTCACTTAATGTCATTTATTACATTAATAATAAgcacaagggggcacccaggtttgaaatCAGTACATCTCGATCTGCAGTAGAatgctataccactgagctatacccttTTGATCAgttaaaagaggacaaaatgacaaattttgtgctgaatctataaaaaaaatgagaatgcaatcgtgaattagatgaagatttttcctcaaaaatagacaacaaattgaattgtcttgtaaaagcaatttcagggaatgtaaccatataaatattacttaggatagtttaagtttaagacatactaagcgacttaaaaatttaacaaaatatacacataaaaaggaaaaaaccaaataaattttgtgtttcaaatAGTATTGATCTATTGATCTTGGTGTTatgagcccaacaccttaccgctgagctatcacACACATACATGTGAATATagcatcaaaaataatttatcttgtcgccgctgtgtaactttcttctccatagtctccgttctggcagcatgtttactactgcaatataaaaaaatatataaaaatctactgtttaaaacattttgttaaagaaaaaacttactgTTTAATTACTGTTATACAaccttctgcactgactgcaacgcattgacagttgtaaggttacgcaaactaaagcgaattcactgcctaggattcggcaaccagctaggtaacaattacgcaaattaatttttttaaactgttatagaatcaaatgaaaaaaccactataccacgtatcaaattttgacagaattttgaacaaaatttggggacgattggtcattaagggaagaaacgtatatggaaatacataatggacattaaaccttctgagatctactactactaccctaccccctataccccacaccctaaaattgttatagtccttcagtatatacatatataccctcagggattaatattttttactATACTATTTACGTTTAGTTATTTTAAGTAACTAGCTGACTTATTCAAGGATGaagtctgaaaagaaaaaaaaattcattcctCCTAGTTTATTCgatataaaaattttcttaaatctctttttttggggTCATATTGTACAAAAACCAGGGGTAAGATTAGACAATTAGTGGTAGTGTTTTGTGAGGGGCTAAATCAATGCGCTGAAAGACTAACACATAGTTTTGCTAtaaattgttgaatttttttacaattaaaTTTAGTAGgcgtattttaaaaaaggttgTCACTCTCTGGGCTATTTCTCTGAGCATCACAACATTCAAAACCTATATAAGTTAATGTAATTacattaactgacacaaattCTGGTTAACCAGTTATCGATGTTACTTAGCtccacccccccccctataCTTCATTTATCAAAATCTTCTATCATAAGAAAACTGTTTTTCTTAcgattttttcttaaattaatcTTACCTAAATCGTTCATTACATTAAGAGCTATGATTGACATTTGTTTCTCAAATTTAAGAACCAACTTTTGACCATTTTAGAACCACGTCTAAAGTGGGACAGGCGACCGTCCAATGCAACCCCGGTACAGgcaaaaaacacaaaatattttgaatGCCAACATCTTCTATAATTACCAttgtacagtttttttttcaaaaatcgtTGGGAGTGGTTgagagaaagggaaaaacttgatttgcaaaaaaaaaaaagatcgcGTTAAAGGGATGGGACATAGTAGGGAAAACCCGGACCTGTCCAAGGTGGGAACGGTCTCCCCTATCTTACCACATCACGCTTACCAGCTTCCTCATCATTGCTGTTTGGGTCGACGATGGCCTAGTGGCTGGAAGTTCTACATTGAGCCTTGATGCTATGGTTTCTTACCTCAATCAGAAGTTTGAAATCTTCGCGGTACCTGCAGATTTATTTGTTGGCATTGTGCTCACTCGCGATCGAGCTAATCGACAGATTTATCTCTCCATCTCTCAGTTTATGGACAAAATCCTGACCAAAATTCAGCTCAATGCTGCTCTGCCGATCTCATTTCCGGTGCTGAAGGGTTCACCACGCCTGTCAATGTTTGCATCCCCATCTAGTCCTGCGGATGTACAGACCATGGCTGATCTTCCTTTCCGTGAATTCGTGGGGTGTCTCATGTACGCGGCCCTCACTGTGCGCTTTGATATTGCCTTCACGGCCGGACAATTGGCGCAACATTGTCAAAACCCTGGTTTGGAACACTGGAAAGCTGCCATACGGGTTTTTAGGTATCTTAAGGTAACATTCAATCATCGCCTCTGCTTCGGAGGAAACGACTCCAACTACCATGTCCTGGTGGGCTATTCAGACGCTGATTACACGGGCGACACGGATACTAGACGTTCTACTTCGGgttatgttttaattttaaatggtGGTGCTGTTACATGGTCTAGTAGAAGGCAAGCAATTGTTGCTTTGTCCACAATGCAATCAGAGTACATTTCTGCCAGCGAGTCAACCAGAGAAGCAGTATGGCTTTTGCTGGACATTTTGGGTACAACCCAGATTCTACCTACACTTATCCGCTGCGATAATGAAAGTGCGATTGGACTCGCCGACAACCCTTTAGCTCACAAAAGAGCTAAACACATTGAGGTCCGTTATCATTGTATTAGAGAACAGGTTGAGGTCTAAACAATTGTTGTGGGATATGTTGAAACTAGAAAACAACTCGCGCATATATTGACAAAAGCCGTTTTGCATTCATGGATGCGGTCTCGTTGTAGTTCCAGCTGTTGGTTTCTAAAAGCAATTGTGTGTTTAAGCCATTGTATCCTGTTTATATGCTGTATTAGTGTGTCACATCACCAATACTGATTTAACTAGGATATATCTTTATATTTTTCCTTCATGTTGTATTGTTTACCCTGTGTACTACTATGTAATCGTCTCATGTCATCTGTCTGGAATGAGGAAGTGTGTTGAGGTTACATTCCGCCGATTAAGAAATGCACATGGGGGTTGCTGAAACCGAGGAAGAGGACGGACGTCCTGGGATCGTCGGCTCGACGACgaggaggaaaagaaaaggacgcTGGACTGGGGAGAGTCAGGCGGAGTCTCGAGTTCAGTACGATACTCGACAGTCATTGTATTGTTCTAGtgtcgaaacaaaaaaacatttcatctGCATAAAACGTAAGGATTCAATACAATCTTTCACTAAGTATTAACTTATGTATAATGCCGCTAGAAGAACGAGTTGCTGCATAAACTCAAACACATCGTTTTATGAATTTTACTGCTGTTGGTAGTGCAGGAGGCGGCCAAGGAGATCCAGACATATTACTCGGTTTTGAGGCCGGCGACACCTCTGGGGCCGTCCATAAACGATGTCAAATGcctagggggggggggagggggtaaGGCTAGTGTGACGAAGTGTGACGAAGGGGGGTAGAGGGGGTTTCAAAAATGGGACGTCGCACAATCGACACTAACGCCATCTCTTTGGGGAAAGTACCATATTCATCAGACTTAATTTCTCAATCTTCAGTTTTCTCGAAGTTTCAATACCGTGTactagtttgttttttatacaaGCTGTATATTTTCTATGGTCTAGTCtacaaccaaaacaaaaaaaatcgatttcatcgataaaatggataaaaacaaattgtatCAGTCTTTTTATGACGCATATGTTAAAGCAAATCCTACAAAAACCAGAAAGGATTGCCAAGAATATGtaataaagaaatggaatgaaatcaaaaatgattcCAATTTGTCATCAAAATGTAATAACTTGTTGGCCCAATTTAAAGCGGTTGCCATGTAAAAAAAGGTAGACTTATGGGATTTTGGGGGAAAGAGTCGGGCAAAGCTTCTGCCTAAACGCAAGACAATTCTCTCCCTTTAGAATTTCTTCCCGACTCCCACCAATTCGATGAGCCAGATGATGATGCAGTTGTTGATAAGTCAATTAATGAAAAGCCTTCGGGGCCAACGAGCAGTCTGAACCAAAGTAACAAAATTGCTATCGTGCAATCGCAACTGCAAACTGAGATCAATGTTTTGAATTCAGAATTAACTGATTTGTATGAACGGGATAAAAAGGTTTACTTTCCAAAAcgcaagaaaaagaattcaagTCCAAGAAGCTCAAGAAAATTGaactagaaaagaaattgaagaaaaaagagacgaCCAAAGAAGATCACAAAAGGCTAGagatgataaaaaaaagaaagtttgaaGCCATTTTAGAAGaaaatccaaaaataaaaaagctttAAAGGTTCGAGATCAACCTGGTAGGCCACGATTAGAAGCCGATCAGCCGTTATTATTAAAGGCTATCGTCGATCTTGCTTTACATGGCACTGCATCTCACGAAAAAAGACAAAGTGATATTTATCGCAGTATTAAAACACGGGATCAGTTAGCCGATCAATTAAGAAGAGAAGGTTTCAAAATCAGTCGCAGTGGGCTTTACATTCGTCTTCTTCCCAATCGAAGCTCATCTCTCGAAGGCcagttcgattccagatgaggtggtGAGTTAATATGGTtaacttacgagaaattctcgtttatatacagtacccacgccaggtattggatcacctcggtccaaaaaaggcgttttaacccgcgcaagataggcctaacggtgtctcgcgcgtgaattttttttacatactaagattgctcgtacgaggttaattttttttttatcagaaagataaagaactagtctttatctttctgatttttaatttgtaaaaagtatagttgttatatggggaaaaggatcattttgaaatattggatcacccccgacatgtgctgcattcgttgtccctacccgcggctatgccgtcgggaaACTTGATTGTAATTTGGGTCCCTTTTTTACCTTTCGACTCTCTCTTatacccgacggcatagccgcgggtagggacaacgaatgcaacacatgtcgggggtgatccaatatttcaaaatgatccttttccccatataacaactatactttttacaaattaaaaatcagaaagataaagactagttctttatctttctgataaaaaaaaattaacctcgtacgagcaatcttagtatgtaaaaaaaattcacgcgcgagacaccgttaggcctatctcgcgcgggttaaaacgccgtttttggaccgaggtgatccaatacctggcgtgggtactgtataaaacaaattttcatcgagcaatatgtgctttttttgtttatttaataatttaaaaaataataatctctttcgttctagagaaattaatatttccagcaaattcgaatgaagaatattataacgataccaaatattttgcaattcttttttggGAATCGATctctgatctacggcgtcgcaatcagaggctctacacatatgccatcggtatcgagataattgtgcacaggcagctatctaatttatttgggcaaggagtattacacagcctaagtccaacatttccaactgtcgtttaaaaaaaaacacaccaccctgggggttgcaaaaatgtcccgacctgttacttgccttaaagcgtaataccttaaggcataaaaaaaatgtctagacttacccaaccctgccgtatgtgtccatcaccccgtcttccctccctcttaaagaaaaacaaacaaaaaaccctttaccccgccaataggtggctttaaaaaattaaatcggtgttcggatttttgtgcaggatactgtacatcgaCTAACAAAAAAAGCGTGGGGTAACTTTACACGCCTGTTCATTTTGTATAAAGTAGCCCCGAAAACGTTGAAAACCCGGGGGCTACTTTACACACGTAGTTTGCCAGCCACAGAAAAACACTACACCCCATATTTTCTTACACACTGTTATTTAGAAGATGTTTCCACacgaatgtaaaaaaaaaaatagaaatatgtGAACTTAAGAGCTAAAAACCGCAAACTTACTTTTAACAAATTTTGATCGAGTTTTTCTGCTCAAACTGTTGACGAGAAATTTACACTTCAACCTGCGTCTATGTAATTTTCCCACACACTGTCACAAACTAGATCTTCTGTTCAGCAAAATGACCCCTTTTTCCGCCAGTTAGCGATTCTCGGGCAAACGTTGCGCGCCAAAACACTTTTTCTTGCGTTGCGTGTAAAGTAGCCTCAATCGACGGTACCCTTCTGGGGGAACACTAAACGTTTTCCATCCGACGAGAACGCCTCTTGTGGATGTGTTTGTGTTCACTCCACGCAGAGACTCATTTTTAGTCAGACGGCGCTCGCACCAGGCGAAAAAGAACACTGGCTtatagtttaccgattataattcatttagtttcacgatccgtcaaaccacaccgacaaaaatatccaatcggttttcTACTCTGTTAGATATttgttaagcaaaaatttaacggaagtggatagcccccatcatcggctgtccatatctgtaaaatttgtttatttagacataatatttttacctatgaagctattttaattttgtgtactggcATAGAAGGATTACCCGAgccacgttaaaccgcaccgtcctgcctacctgaaaaatagctgatgggtcattactcgggtaggtgcttttcaagcagttttctttcattcaaattaccccctttaaaagatatgACCCAGCCTTAGCTTGAAAAAGAGtgggcaagtgaaggaaaataagtAAAACTATAAtgtatagagcagtaaaacatcctgcgttgtgcgtttttcacaaatgcgaaaatctcatttgtgtccaagttggtctgctgcggctgcagcgtcttatggagaaaccatcttcttcacgttaaaaattaagttttcataactacaatttagatttcccccttttcttactagaagtgggtaccctattcttcttttcatttcccaatttttttttctagctccagttctatctactttatttttattttatttttgtttgtaagttgctcgtctcttttagccgaagaatttcgtttgcttccagaaattcgtctgctacgaggggatgaacaacaaaccattcacaaacaatagctaaataaaaataaaccagatagaactagggctagaaaaaaaaattgggaaatgaaaaaatgagtagggtacccactgctaggaagaaaagggggaaaatcttaattatatttattgaaaacttagtttttaacatgaagaagttggtttctccataagacgctgcagccgcagcagaccaacttgacacaaatgagattttcgcatttgtggagaacgtgcaacgtaggatgttttactgctctttTGCACAAAATAAGTCAAATAGGGtgcacagtaatgatatctgGTTTTGGatccggttccactacccgaatgcccatgagtggaaattcacaattattacagtaattttaatgaaattataccgttgcttaattaagtaatattctaataaatgaaaaaaaaattataaagttaaaaggcattgtattacggaaatttaacagaaagaaatataaacaataaacataaataataacaaacacgaaacaaaaaattaacggctcgggggttttgtgtttttgcctgacagggttcaggtccctgaacgagatagAGGAGTTGCAGTTgcagatggagttgcaactgaatgcgtagggcaagttgcgctagtatagcgaattgcaTGTAAATTGATCGACCTTAACCTTATGTGTTGACATCTGTATTCCCAGCCTCTTACGcgctaaaaaacaaaaacaaaacaaagaacgAGACCGCTTGGGCACATACGCCCCCTCGGCACGTCAGACTCTTTTCGGCTCTTGCGCAACGCAGCCATGTCTAGTAGTAGCTCTAGTAGTTCAAGTTCAGGTGCTAGTTCGGCGAGTGCCTACGGTCATCGCAAAGGCAGCCGCCAGCAGGAACGTGTCGAAGAGGGAGTAATTCGTTGGGAACGAGAACCACGTGGCGAAGTATCTCGCAGCCGTAGTCGAAGCAGCAGCCGTAATCGCAGTCACCATGGACGCCGTAACATCAGCCACAGTCACAGCCGGGATAGCGATCACCGTCGCAGGCGTGATCGGAGTCACCGTCGCAGCCGTGATCGGAGTCACCACCGCAGCCATGATCGGAGTCTCCGTTGTAGCCGGGATCACAGCCACGATCGCGAGCGAACCCGTTTTCGTAGCGCGTCTCCGTTGCCAAAGACGAATTTCACGGTGCGCCGCAAGAACATGAGGGAATTCAGGAACTGGATGACTTCGTCTTTAAAGCCGTCCGAAGCGAAGCAACTTAGAGAAAGTTTAATGCCAGAATTTTCTAATTAATTCTTTAATCGAAAATGTCCACAGCTCGATAGTTCCATGGTCCGTCGCTTCAAAGACCCAAGTCTCAAGGGGTCTGATCTGACCAAAGCGGAAATAAACGAGAAGACTCTAAGGGCCGAGCAGTACAAAGTACTGGACGTGGCTCGcccacttctttttttgcggGAGAAGATGTCAGAGGTCGAAGAGTGGAGATCTTCGCTGATGGCTTACGTGGTGGACACGGCGTTACGCTTATGGGGTCACACTTTCCACGGCATCACGACAAGCCGCCGGGAAAATTTGCTGAAGGTGTCAGACCCGAAGTTCGTCTCCCTTCTAAGTGAATCCCACCGATTCAAACCGCGTCAATGTGGGTCGCTgttcggtagaacctttatcaAGGGAATGGTTAAAGAGGCCAGAGAAGACCAGCAACTTAGGATCATCAGTCGCAGCAACGGACCTCCGTCCGTTTCTAGAAACCGAGGAGCGGGCTATAGCAGCTTCAACCGAGGATCGTCTTACGGTTTTCATCGCGGTAGTGGCAGCCGTGCCGTTTTCAACAGCAGCTTCAACAAAGGCGCAACAAGAGGAGGCGCCTTCAACTTAAATCGGTACGATCCTATCTCTATCTGTCCTTTAATTAGATTAGAAACAGGGGCTAGACTGGGatattttgaagttttttggaGTTCGTTGTCTAAAGATCCCTGGGTAATGTCTAGTATTAGAGAGGGAGTCAAGATTGATTTTTCCAGCATCCCTTTTCAAACAATCGCGGGGTCTAAAATGCCTATGGGGAAGGATCAGACGGAAGTTTGTGACAGGGAAATCATGGCTTTGCTAGAGAAAAAAGCCATAGAACCAGTGGAAGCCTCTGCGGAGGGTTTCGTCAGTGGACTTTTCGTTATCCCAAAGCGCTCGGGGGGTTTTCAGACCAATTGTAAAtctgaagaaacaaaataaatttgtcAAACTGGAGCATTTTAGAATCGAGGGCATGGACTTGCTTCATGAGATGATCCGTCAGGAcgatttttcgttaaaatagACCTCAAGGACGCCTATCTTACCGTTCCCATTCATCATGGGCATAGGAAATACTTTCAAATTAGGTGGGTGGATATTTTGTACCAGTTTCGTTGCCTGCCCTTCGGTCTGGCATCGGCACCTTGGATATTCACAAAGCTTTTGAAACCTGTCATTACTTTTTTGAGGAAGCAAGGTTTGCGTTCCATCATTTATCTTGACGACATTCTCATTTTGAATGCCAGTGAAAAGGGGGCGGGTCAAGAGTACCAGTTGGCAATATCGGTGTTAGAAATATGCggatttttaattaatttggAAAAGTCCGTAGGAGTTCCGAGCCAGGTTATGGAATACCTGGGATTGATAATCGATTCGAAATCCCTTTCTCTAGCTCTTCGGCGGGAAAAAATAGTCGAAATAAGGGACCTTTGTCTTGCTATGCTTAGACGTGAATCGGTGTCCCTTCGAGAGATTGCCAAGATCTTGGGGAATTTCGTTTGGGCTGTTAAAGCCATCCCTTTTGCCCAAGCGCACTACAGGGGTATTCAAATGCAGTACATTGAGGGTTGCAAAACATTTGGTAACTCACTACAATCGACAGTTAGCCTAGACAGTAAGTCGAAGCAGGACTTAGTTTGGTGGGCAACAAACGGCATCAGAAGTAACGGTAAACCGATGTCAGCAACAGAAACAGATCTCATAATTTATTCGGATGCGTCACTTTCCGGATGGGGTGCGGTCTTTAACGAGGTCTCCACAAGAGGCCCCTGGACTCTGGCCGACCAAAAAAGACATATAAACGAGCTTGAGCTTTTAGCAGCCCTTAACGGCTTGAAAGCTTTTACAAGTCGCCTGCGTAATTCGACCATCCGCCTAACGTTGGACAATTTCACGGCCGTCCACTACATAAATAAATCGGGGGGAACGAAATCTCCAGCCCTAAGTGCCATAACGGCAGAAATTGTCGCTTGGTGTGAAGAGCGCACATTTTCAATCCGCGCAGTACATCTACCGGGCATTCTCAATTTTCTTGCAGATCGCCAATCAAGGATGCAACACGAGACCAGCGATTGGAAACTCCAGGAGTCGACCTTTCAGCAGATCATGGCCCTCTGGGATCGAAAGATCGATCTATTTGCCGCGAACTGGAATCGACAACTGGATCTGTTTGTCAGTTGGAAACCTCAACCGGAAGCGACGGCCGTCGATGCCTTCACATTGAGCTGGAACGAGCTACAGGGCTACGCTTTCCCGCCCTTCAACTTAATATTCAAGTGCCTGTCCAAGATCAGGAAGGACAAGGCGGAACTAGTCCTGGTGGCACCGGTGTGGCAAGCACAACCGTGGTGGCCGACCATAATGGAATTGGGCATGCCAACCTCCTCGAATCATTCGGCGAGAGGATCGCTCATCTTAGCCGCCTGGATGTTATCCGGAGTCGCTTCAAAGATGAAGGATTTTCGGACGAAGTGGTCCAGCTTCTTGTGGGAGCAAACCGTGAAGCCACATCAGCTGCTTACCAGAGCGCCTGGAACCGTTGGCTCGGTTGGTGCTCTCAACGGAATCAGGATCCCTTGTTTTCTTCTATAAGCGGCGTTTTAGAATTCCTTACAGACCTACATAAAGAAGGTAAGGCCTACAGGTCAATCAACGTTTTTCGATCCATGCTATCAAGCACGCTCGATAGGATTGATGGTTTTGACGTCGGTAAGCATCCGTTAATAGTCAAGCTCATAAAAaggtatttttcattttaaccCGCCCCAACCCAAATATAACGGTTTTTGGGATGTCGGCGTAGTGTTGTCTTACCTAGAAAGCCTAGGTCCGAACGAATCTCTTGAATTAAAACTACTATCTAGCAAATTAGTAATGCTTCTTGCCCTTACTTCTTTATTTAGAGTTTCGGAGATCGCGGCAATCAGTTTCAACTCATTCATTTTCTCGGGCCCCGAGGTGAAGTTCTCACTTGCCCAGATAAGAAAGTCGCAACGACATGGCGCccttaaagttttttctttaaccaAGCTTAATCCGGATTCTAATCTTTGTCCCGTGTTATGTTTGGAACGCTACATCCACGTTACTAAACCTTTTAGGAACGGATCAAGTCCTCACACGCTAGCTCTAAGTGTAGTATCGCCTCACGCACCTGTCGGCGCGTCTTCTATCGGTCGTTGGATCAAAGGTGTATTGTCGGACGCAGGCGTCGACACCACAATTTATTCAGCTCATTCTACTAGTGGAGCGTCAGCGTCAAAAGCCGTAAACATCGGGCTTTCGATCGAATCGATCCTTCGTACGGGATGCTGGGCATCAAAGTGTGTCTTTTCAAAGCACTACAGCCGTCCGATCAGTACTGAGACGTTCGGAAGTAGAATTATTTCCGAAACACAGCAATAGGCGTTGAAGTCACATAAGGTTAAGGTCGATCAATTTACATGCAATTGGAAAATTGCTCGAGGTCGCGTAGCGACTGAAGAGCAATTGAGATTGCTTGGAATAAAGAGAGACCTTAACCTTAGTTAAGGAACCCACCCGTCTCCTCCCACTCATTAATTTTGcgttattatttgttttttcagggGACGCAGCCATAACTCCTTTCGTGGAAATAGCTGATCGACGGCCAATTTTTACTCAAGagttttttcaaatattattttggccaaaaaggtCTGACGTGCCGAGGGGGCGTATGTGCCCAAGCGGTCTcgttctttgttttgtttttgtttttttgcgcgTAAGAGGCTGGGAATACAGATGTCAACGCATAAGGTTAAGGTCTCTCTTTATTCCAAGCAATCTCAATTGCTCTTCAGTCGCTACGCGACCTCGAGCAATTTTccaattgagctgcctatctc
This genomic window contains:
- the LOC123469910 gene encoding uncharacterized protein LOC123469910; amino-acid sequence: MSSSSSSSSSSGASSASAYGHRKGSRQQERVEEGVIRWEREPRGEVSRSRSRSSSRNRSHHGRRNISHSHSRDSDHRRRRDRSHRRSRDRSHHRSHDRSLRCSRDHSHDRERTRFRSASPLPKTNFTLDSSMVRRFKDPSLKGSDLTKAEINEKTLRAEQYKVLDVARPLLFLREKMSEVEEWRSSLMAYVVDTALRLWGHTFHGITTSRRENLLKVSDPKFVSLLSESHRFKPRQCGSLFGRTFIKGMVKEAREDQQLRIISRSNGPPSVSRNRGAGYSSFNRGSSYGFHRGSGSRAVFNSSFNKGATRGGAFNLNRYDPISICPLIRLETGARLGYFEVFWSSLSKDPWVMSSIREGVKIDFSSIPFQTIAGSKMPMGKDQTEVCDREIMALLEKKAIEPVEASAEGFVSGLFVIPKRSGGFQTNYLKDAYLTVPIHHGHRKYFQIRWVDILYQFRCLPFGLASAPWIFTKLLKPVITFLRKQGLRSIIYLDDILILNASEKGAGQEYQLAISVLEICGFLINLEKSVGVPSQVMEYLGLIIDSKSLSLALRREKIVEIRDLCLAMLRRESVSLREIAKILGNFVWAVKAIPFAQAHYRGIQMQYIEGCKTFGNSLQSTVSLDSKSKQDLVWWATNGIRSNGKPMSATETDLIIYSDASLSGWGAVFNEVSTRGPWTLADQKRHINELELLAALNGLKAFTSRLRNSTIRLTLDNFTAVHYINKSGGTKSPALSAITAEIVAWCEERTFSIRAVHLPGILNFLADRQSRMQHETSDWKLQESTFQQIMALWDRKIDLFAANWNRQLDLFVSWKPQPEATAVDAFTLSWNELQGYAFPPFNLIFKCLSKIRKDKAELVLVAPVWQAQPWWPTIMELGMPTSSNHSARGSLILAAWMLSGVASKMKDFRTKWSSFLWEQTVKPHQLLTRAPGTVGSVGALNGIRIPCFLL